From SAR324 cluster bacterium, a single genomic window includes:
- a CDS encoding PAS domain S-box protein: MSSDPPPVNTNDNLKLPHQHWTQAIPYKELLNVVQDAIVVVNQQGLILWANPQIETLFGYPCLEITGQPLDCLIPQHFRKNHLKHVSGYFNKPEARKMRQAHLCGLHRDGHEIPVEINLLPLKLEDELLVVSLIRDVSHLRHVEALYQQCVVGHDERLSQMRHRAKNNLALIISLLDLQMSNQSENQLISLLTQTKERVYAIALVHEQLSQRSGKTVLLASDLIRKLTEPFQKTQARHLINITLEMDARKIWFSMDEGVPLMLLLNELITNAMNHAFEPYQAGEIRIALTSVRGKCHMTLKDNGRGLPEDVEPSTAASLGFRLIYGLTLQLRGKITLERNAGTTFHLKFPLSVKTSRAGTKNN; the protein is encoded by the coding sequence ATGTCTTCTGATCCACCGCCTGTCAATACTAATGACAACCTGAAGTTGCCGCATCAGCATTGGACTCAAGCCATTCCTTACAAGGAATTGCTGAACGTTGTACAAGACGCCATTGTGGTTGTGAACCAGCAGGGTTTGATTCTCTGGGCCAACCCGCAAATTGAAACATTGTTCGGGTATCCCTGTCTGGAAATAACAGGTCAACCCCTGGACTGTTTGATTCCACAGCATTTCAGAAAAAATCACCTGAAGCACGTGTCAGGCTATTTCAACAAACCTGAGGCGCGGAAAATGAGACAGGCACACCTTTGCGGTCTCCACAGGGATGGACATGAAATTCCTGTGGAAATCAATCTGTTGCCCCTGAAACTGGAAGATGAATTGCTGGTTGTCAGCCTGATCCGGGATGTCTCCCATCTGCGCCATGTTGAAGCCTTGTATCAGCAATGTGTGGTGGGACATGACGAACGGTTGAGTCAAATGCGGCACAGGGCCAAAAACAATCTGGCATTGATCATCAGCCTTCTTGATTTACAGATGTCCAACCAGTCAGAGAATCAATTGATATCGTTGCTGACACAGACTAAAGAACGGGTGTATGCCATTGCGCTGGTTCATGAGCAACTTTCACAGAGGTCTGGAAAAACCGTCCTGCTGGCCAGTGATTTGATCCGGAAACTGACCGAACCGTTTCAGAAAACTCAGGCACGACATCTGATCAACATAACGCTGGAAATGGATGCCCGCAAGATATGGTTTTCCATGGATGAGGGAGTGCCCCTGATGCTGTTGCTCAATGAACTGATCACCAATGCGATGAATCATGCGTTTGAGCCTTATCAGGCCGGCGAAATAAGGATCGCCTTGACATCCGTTCGTGGCAAGTGCCATATGACCCTCAAAGACAATGGCCGGGGACTTCCTGAAGATGTTGAGCCATCAACCGCCGCATCGCTGGGGTTCAGGTTGATCTATGGCTTAACCCTTCAATTGCGTGGAAAGATCACTTTGGAACGTAACGCGGGAACAACGTTTCATCTGAAGTTTCCCTTGTCGGTGAAGACTTCACGTGCAGGTACGAAGAACAACTGA
- a CDS encoding response regulator has translation MSVKILVVEDEFAIGTVIAQQIQQLGYVVDEIVASGEQAIKSCEHHHPDLVLMDIQLNGKIDGIEAARKIAEYEIPVVFLTSHVDSKTLDRAKTTLPNGYLLKPVCLEDLKITLEVALYKHQNEKKLKRREQWLESILEKFQDGVITTDTAGSITYFNPSAERLTGWSAKKALGLSCQKVLNFEENGFAVDTFNLINELLGEAPENGVNRDQIQIISKQKKMFPIDLHVTLLKDEQGGIKGNVITIRDRSNRHTIASDAEDPRQSLIHSLTKRQKEILTYIARGYSTKEIGSMLFISPRTVEFHRQNMMKTLGVHDVVALVQVAILHKIHGTFQKN, from the coding sequence GTGAGTGTCAAAATTCTGGTAGTAGAAGATGAATTCGCGATTGGAACCGTCATTGCCCAGCAGATTCAGCAATTGGGGTATGTGGTTGACGAAATTGTGGCATCCGGCGAACAGGCTATCAAAAGTTGTGAGCACCATCATCCTGATCTGGTTTTGATGGATATTCAGCTCAACGGAAAAATTGATGGTATTGAGGCCGCCAGAAAAATTGCTGAATATGAGATTCCTGTGGTTTTTTTGACGTCCCATGTGGATTCTAAAACCCTGGATCGCGCAAAAACCACCCTTCCCAATGGCTATCTGCTAAAACCTGTCTGCCTGGAGGATCTGAAAATCACGCTGGAAGTTGCGCTTTACAAGCATCAAAATGAAAAAAAATTGAAACGTCGTGAGCAATGGCTGGAGTCTATTCTTGAAAAATTTCAAGATGGCGTCATCACAACAGATACAGCAGGTTCTATCACTTATTTCAACCCCAGTGCCGAACGATTGACAGGCTGGAGCGCAAAAAAAGCACTGGGACTTTCGTGCCAGAAAGTTCTGAATTTCGAGGAAAATGGATTTGCTGTCGACACGTTCAATCTTATCAATGAATTACTCGGGGAAGCGCCTGAAAATGGGGTGAATCGTGATCAAATTCAGATCATCAGCAAACAAAAAAAAATGTTTCCTATCGATCTGCATGTGACTCTTCTCAAGGATGAACAGGGGGGCATCAAGGGGAATGTGATTACGATCCGTGACCGTTCTAACCGTCACACTATTGCCTCTGACGCTGAGGATCCCCGGCAGTCCCTGATACATTCCCTGACGAAACGTCAGAAAGAGATCCTGACCTACATTGCCCGTGGCTACTCGACCAAGGAAATTGGTTCGATGCTGTTTATCAGTCCCCGGACTGTGGAATTTCATCGTCAAAATATGATGAAGACCCTTGGTGTTCATGATGTGGTCGCCTTAGTCCAGGTGGCAATCCTCCATAAAATCCACGGCACCTTTCAAAAAAACTGA
- a CDS encoding response regulator, translating into MAVRIMIVEDEALIAMDLKNQLRQLGYKVEPVMSSGEEALKNIKKNPPDLLLSDISLSTGMDGIELMKQIRKFSDLPILFLTAHTREYINNKCGKNIADGCLFKPLRRGLLGQTIEEIFSNREKKVKG; encoded by the coding sequence ATGGCTGTTCGCATTATGATTGTGGAAGATGAGGCACTCATCGCCATGGATCTGAAAAATCAGTTGCGGCAATTGGGTTATAAGGTTGAACCGGTGATGAGTTCCGGCGAGGAGGCTCTAAAAAACATCAAAAAAAATCCGCCTGATTTGCTGTTGTCAGATATTTCCTTGTCGACCGGCATGGATGGAATCGAACTCATGAAACAAATCCGGAAATTCTCGGATCTTCCCATTTTGTTTTTAACCGCTCACACCCGGGAATATATTAACAACAAATGCGGCAAAAACATTGCGGATGGCTGTTTATTCAAACCCTTGCGACGGGGACTGTTAGGCCAGACCATTGAAGAGATTTTTTCCAATAGGGAAAAAAAGGTTAAAGGTTAA
- a CDS encoding PAS domain-containing protein: protein MPPNKKIPIPPGDKSGSRKKSTTPRSKKGSVAELRVLELEKELKITRQSLQETIEELALHNDELRTTNEELIMRTQELSLSQDLINSVNTTLQEQIAKLNQANNDLDNQLSSTNIGTLFLDSQLRIRRFTPTLTRIMHLMPGDVGRPLHDFSNQLIPDSLVKDTMHVLSTGKTLEQEISLLEGVQHLLRIIPYRNYAGVSDGLVLTFVDITQVKETEIALQKSENRQAALLNAIPDLICRIGANGALQDFKSRMKTVRKIHTGQIMSDWGTWSDLAADLSREILKQSHEAAQIALSTGEIQVLEYQIKLNNKTFYRESRIAPGIDGEYFLIIRDITGRKRSEMQIQESLQEKEVLLQEIHHRVKNNLQIISSMLNLQSGFILDEKYRQMFRESQDRVNSIALIHEKLYQSSDLTRIDFGQYVENLVSHLIQSYEISVALKVEVYGISLEMSQAILCGLIVNELVTNSLKYAFPPPEQTNCRIKITLTPQKNDTYVLLVADNGVGFPDILDISTLETLGLQIVGALSGQLKGRLEWNLDEGVTAKITFNPHHESGV from the coding sequence ATGCCGCCAAATAAAAAAATACCGATCCCACCCGGCGATAAGTCCGGATCCCGCAAAAAAAGCACAACGCCCCGGAGCAAAAAGGGTTCCGTCGCCGAATTGCGTGTGCTTGAGCTGGAAAAAGAATTAAAAATCACCCGGCAGTCCCTGCAGGAGACCATTGAGGAACTTGCGCTCCACAACGACGAACTCAGGACAACCAATGAGGAATTGATCATGCGCACTCAGGAACTGTCGCTATCACAGGATTTAATCAACTCGGTCAACACGACCCTTCAAGAGCAGATTGCCAAACTGAATCAGGCCAACAACGATCTCGACAATCAACTGAGCAGTACCAACATCGGAACCCTCTTTCTGGATTCCCAATTACGCATCCGGCGCTTCACCCCCACCTTAACCCGCATCATGCATCTCATGCCGGGCGATGTGGGCCGTCCCCTCCATGATTTTTCCAACCAGCTCATACCCGATTCATTGGTTAAAGATACCATGCATGTTTTGAGTACAGGTAAAACACTGGAACAAGAGATCTCACTCCTTGAGGGGGTCCAGCATCTCCTGAGGATCATCCCCTACCGAAATTATGCTGGTGTCTCTGATGGACTGGTGTTGACCTTTGTGGATATAACTCAAGTCAAGGAAACCGAAATCGCACTGCAAAAGAGTGAGAACCGCCAAGCCGCTCTGCTGAACGCTATTCCTGATCTGATATGCCGCATTGGTGCCAATGGTGCCCTTCAGGATTTTAAGTCCAGAATGAAGACTGTAAGAAAGATACACACCGGACAAATCATGAGCGATTGGGGAACATGGTCTGATCTTGCGGCCGATCTTTCCCGTGAGATTCTTAAACAGAGTCATGAGGCCGCGCAAATCGCCTTAAGCACCGGAGAAATTCAAGTTCTGGAATATCAGATCAAGTTGAATAACAAGACCTTCTATCGTGAATCACGAATCGCTCCGGGAATTGATGGTGAATATTTTTTAATCATCCGCGATATAACCGGGCGCAAACGATCGGAAATGCAGATCCAGGAAAGTTTACAGGAAAAAGAGGTGCTGTTGCAGGAAATCCATCATCGGGTAAAAAACAATCTGCAGATCATTTCCTCAATGCTCAACTTGCAATCCGGATTTATCCTCGATGAAAAATATCGCCAGATGTTCAGGGAAAGTCAGGACCGGGTCAATTCCATCGCGCTGATCCATGAAAAGCTCTATCAATCGAGTGACCTGACACGAATCGATTTTGGTCAGTATGTAGAAAATCTGGTGTCGCATTTAATCCAGTCCTATGAAATTTCGGTGGCACTCAAGGTGGAGGTCTATGGTATTTCGCTGGAGATGAGTCAGGCCATTCTTTGCGGATTGATTGTCAATGAGCTTGTGACCAATTCGTTGAAATACGCGTTTCCGCCCCCAGAACAAACAAATTGCAGGATCAAGATCACTCTCACTCCACAAAAAAATGATACGTATGTCCTTCTTGTGGCTGACAATGGGGTGGGGTTTCCTGACATTCTGGATATAAGCACTCTGGAGACACTGGGTCTGCAGATCGTTGGGGCCTTGTCGGGCCAACTCAAAGGCAGGCTTGAATGGAATCTGGACGAGGGCGTTACCGCGAAAATCACCTTCAATCCACATCACGAATCAGGAGTTTGA
- a CDS encoding PAS domain S-box protein, whose amino-acid sequence MSQLRDIKFLLMTILWSGHIPVSSAAEYPPQDMVGAESLFFANKFGNYATETLDWVPLSQFAFVVLLVGLLAWVMVLRYRLKQRTRALTGEREQHLRTHQNLKKSEQRCHHFFEQPLVGMGVLIPGNGWLMVNDKLCDLLGYSREELLQKTWAELSYSEDLEVELQQFNRILAKESEGFSREKLFLHKEGQIIHALITIQCSWDLERKNDFFYVVAQDVTEHKRYKTALFESEALLESEKIFRTMFNSHQSIMLLIEPESGRIIDANLSAEKFYGYTITMLRAMNIKDINVMSAETDHSEQLKSLFEEQDPFVFSHRLAGGDIRTVEVHSSPIMASEQKLLFFVIHDITQRKQAEQELNNFQEHLEALVKLRTEELQREKEIAEQALRAKAEFLANMSHEIRTPMNGVIGTTSLLMETAMSEEQQEFAQIIQLSGEHLLTLINNILDFSKIESGNMVLENAPFQIQELIESSFLLLNSRESKRLGPQGKFLPETQLVLKEEVPRMKQFLDNLLYNTLRLNGKKTEEKRIELRSHISPLVPNILSGDMTRLRQILVNLLSNALKFTKQGEITVSVELNELSPLETPGQAQAKLLFNVKDTGIGIDPDKTTQIFQAFSQADTTTTRKYGGTGLGLTISKKLVEMMQGKIWVDSVPGEGSTFSFTVCLLALTSASIHMFTPKSSKLVKDVLKAETGPLKILLAEDNPVNHKLTLVMLQKLGYEADSAINGREVLKCLKQKNYDLILMDIQMPEMDGLEATRRITAAYAPDERPWIIAMTANALNGDKEKCLLAGMNDYLSKPVTLHNFVTAMNRYHINRHAESPNPVEKIIPCSEPDTTQIQQNLLDIVLLKELLNNAGQQAFQKMLILFKQQMTDAIHEFSGFINSENREELRTLAHKLKGSTLCIGTLQLSDLFQQLQYLPDSANPDPLPELLLELRQCYDRTLHALEEFEATMNAVA is encoded by the coding sequence ATGTCACAACTCCGGGATATCAAATTTCTGCTGATGACAATTCTGTGGTCGGGGCACATCCCCGTGTCATCCGCGGCTGAATACCCGCCTCAGGACATGGTGGGCGCTGAGTCCTTGTTTTTCGCAAATAAGTTTGGCAATTATGCAACGGAAACGCTGGATTGGGTACCGTTGTCCCAATTTGCCTTTGTGGTGTTGCTGGTCGGCTTGCTGGCCTGGGTCATGGTTCTTCGCTACAGATTGAAGCAACGAACGCGGGCACTGACCGGAGAACGTGAGCAACACCTGCGGACACATCAAAACCTGAAAAAGAGTGAGCAGAGATGCCACCATTTTTTTGAGCAACCGTTGGTGGGGATGGGAGTCCTCATTCCCGGAAACGGCTGGCTGATGGTCAATGACAAACTTTGTGATCTGTTGGGCTATTCCCGTGAAGAACTCCTGCAAAAAACATGGGCTGAACTGAGCTATTCCGAGGATCTGGAAGTGGAGCTTCAACAATTCAACCGAATTCTGGCCAAAGAAAGCGAGGGCTTCTCCCGTGAAAAATTGTTCCTGCACAAAGAGGGTCAAATCATCCATGCGCTCATAACCATTCAGTGTTCCTGGGACCTTGAGCGGAAAAATGATTTTTTTTATGTGGTGGCGCAGGATGTCACCGAACATAAACGGTATAAAACAGCCTTGTTTGAGAGTGAGGCCCTGCTGGAATCTGAAAAAATATTCCGGACCATGTTCAATTCCCATCAATCCATCATGCTGCTCATTGAACCGGAAAGCGGCCGGATTATTGACGCCAATTTGTCCGCAGAAAAATTCTATGGTTACACGATCACGATGTTACGCGCCATGAATATTAAGGATATCAATGTGATGTCTGCTGAAACCGATCACTCCGAACAATTGAAGTCACTGTTTGAGGAACAAGATCCGTTCGTTTTTTCGCACAGACTGGCTGGTGGTGACATCCGGACCGTTGAGGTGCATTCCTCCCCGATCATGGCCAGTGAACAAAAACTGCTGTTTTTTGTGATTCATGACATCACACAACGAAAACAGGCGGAACAGGAGTTGAACAATTTTCAGGAACACCTGGAAGCACTGGTAAAACTCCGAACTGAAGAACTCCAGCGGGAAAAAGAAATCGCAGAGCAGGCCTTGAGGGCCAAAGCGGAGTTTCTGGCAAACATGAGCCATGAAATTCGCACACCGATGAATGGTGTGATTGGCACGACCAGTTTGCTGATGGAAACCGCGATGAGTGAGGAACAGCAGGAATTTGCCCAGATCATACAACTCAGCGGCGAACATCTGTTGACGCTGATCAATAACATCCTTGATTTTTCAAAAATTGAATCGGGCAACATGGTTTTGGAAAACGCACCGTTCCAGATTCAGGAATTGATAGAAAGTTCCTTTCTGTTATTGAACTCCAGAGAGTCAAAACGACTGGGACCACAGGGTAAATTTTTACCCGAGACGCAACTGGTTCTGAAAGAAGAGGTGCCCCGAATGAAACAGTTTCTGGACAATCTTTTATACAACACTTTAAGACTGAACGGAAAAAAGACGGAAGAAAAACGTATTGAACTGCGTAGTCATATTTCTCCGTTGGTGCCTAATATTTTGTCAGGGGATATGACACGCCTGAGACAAATTCTGGTCAATCTTCTGAGCAATGCCCTTAAATTCACCAAACAGGGCGAAATCACTGTTTCTGTGGAATTGAACGAGTTATCCCCGCTTGAAACTCCAGGGCAAGCCCAGGCAAAACTCCTGTTCAACGTCAAGGATACAGGAATTGGAATAGATCCGGATAAAACCACACAGATTTTCCAGGCCTTTTCACAGGCTGACACAACCACCACCCGCAAATATGGTGGCACAGGACTGGGCCTGACCATTTCCAAAAAACTGGTGGAAATGATGCAGGGAAAAATCTGGGTAGACAGTGTGCCGGGAGAAGGTTCCACCTTCAGTTTTACCGTCTGTTTGCTCGCATTGACCTCTGCCTCAATTCACATGTTCACCCCCAAATCCAGCAAGCTTGTGAAAGATGTCCTGAAAGCAGAAACAGGCCCCCTGAAAATCCTGCTGGCAGAAGATAATCCCGTGAATCATAAATTGACCCTGGTGATGCTGCAAAAACTGGGGTACGAGGCTGATTCCGCCATCAACGGACGGGAAGTCCTCAAATGTCTCAAACAAAAAAACTATGACCTCATTTTGATGGATATACAGATGCCGGAAATGGATGGCCTGGAGGCCACACGCAGGATTACTGCTGCCTATGCGCCTGATGAACGCCCCTGGATCATTGCCATGACGGCCAATGCCCTCAACGGAGATAAAGAAAAATGCCTGCTCGCCGGCATGAACGATTACCTCAGCAAACCTGTCACCCTCCATAATTTTGTGACCGCCATGAATCGATATCACATAAACCGACATGCGGAATCACCAAACCCCGTGGAAAAAATTATTCCCTGTTCAGAGCCAGACACAACGCAGATTCAACAAAATTTGCTGGATATTGTTTTATTGAAAGAACTCCTGAACAATGCCGGACAACAGGCTTTTCAAAAGATGCTGATTTTATTTAAACAACAGATGACAGACGCCATCCATGAGTTTTCAGGTTTTATAAACAGCGAAAACCGTGAGGAACTCAGGACTCTTGCGCATAAACTCAAAGGCTCAACACTTTGCATAGGAACCCTTCAATTGAGCGATCTGTTTCAGCAGTTGCAATACCTGCCTGATTCTGCCAACCCTGACCCCTTGCCTGAACTGTTGCTTGAGTTGCGACAATGTTATGACAGGACACTGCACGCCTTAGAAGAATTTGAGGCAACAATGAATGCTGTTGCCTGA
- a CDS encoding Rpn family recombination-promoting nuclease/putative transposase produces the protein MKHFINPLIDCVFKAILGDPEHKGILLHFLNSILKLENPILEVEILNPYNAKEFLSDKLTVVDVKAQDSQGRLYQIEVQLTLDRCLGERMLYNWSVLYKKQIDEGENYNQLCPVIAIWLLDGIFFSESPAVHHHFQVYDAEHRFKLSEHCSIHVLELPKWKKPEDRPLDPENAWLYFFEEAQHWKELPEELQTINALEEAMNVLKRFAEKDADYWLYEARLEGLRLQRYRESEMKRMEQEKVRMEQDQLRMEQERNQLSVALEQALQQKEDAQKREERLMELLKKAGIDPAQ, from the coding sequence ATGAAGCACTTTATCAACCCGTTGATCGATTGTGTGTTTAAGGCTATTCTGGGAGATCCGGAACACAAGGGAATTCTTCTGCATTTTCTCAACAGCATCCTGAAACTGGAGAATCCCATCCTCGAGGTTGAAATACTGAATCCCTACAACGCCAAAGAATTTCTCAGCGATAAACTCACGGTGGTGGATGTCAAGGCTCAGGATTCGCAGGGCCGTCTCTATCAGATTGAAGTCCAATTGACACTGGATCGTTGTCTGGGTGAGAGAATGCTCTATAACTGGAGCGTCCTTTATAAAAAACAGATTGACGAAGGGGAAAATTACAATCAACTTTGTCCGGTGATCGCCATCTGGTTACTGGATGGAATATTTTTTTCTGAGTCCCCTGCCGTGCATCATCATTTTCAGGTGTATGACGCTGAACACCGATTCAAACTGAGTGAGCATTGTTCCATTCATGTGCTGGAGTTACCCAAATGGAAAAAACCGGAAGACCGTCCCCTTGATCCTGAAAACGCCTGGCTCTATTTTTTTGAGGAAGCCCAGCATTGGAAAGAACTTCCAGAAGAACTACAAACAATAAACGCATTAGAGGAAGCTATGAATGTTTTGAAACGGTTCGCTGAAAAAGACGCTGATTACTGGCTGTATGAAGCCCGACTCGAAGGTTTGCGCCTGCAACGCTACAGGGAGTCGGAAATGAAACGTATGGAACAGGAAAAAGTCCGTATGGAACAGGATCAACTCCGTATGGAACAGGAAAGAAATCAACTGTCCGTGGCCTTAGAGCAGGCACTTCAACAAAAAGAAGACGCTCAAAAAAGAGAAGAACGCCTCATGGAACTTCTCAAAAAGGCAGGCATTGATCCCGCACAATAA